In Oryza sativa Japonica Group chromosome 2, ASM3414082v1, the following are encoded in one genomic region:
- the LOC9270639 gene encoding squamosa promoter-binding-like protein 3 isoform X3, with the protein MGSFGMDWNQKSSVLWDWENMPPIGNSANENPKNVMLAESKLAGVGVDIGHESGHSSGGTFSSSSEIGYGSSKSSISASIDSPSKVGNTIELNFASAEEHDKNMDKGKSKVDDTGTSRSPVVAANRVEPLIGLKLGKRTYFEDVCGGQNVKSSPSGVSVATPSPGLAKKVKVAQQNTQNPHCQVEGCNVDLSSAKPYHRKHRVCEPHSKTLKVIVAGLERRFCQQCSRFHGLAEFDQKKRSCRRRLHDHNARRRKPQPEAISLSSSRLSTLLYADARQQASFLFGQAPYGQMGSCASSWDNPVPGGFKFTATKAPWSRPTIAAGVDGTHVSNQQASGNVLPHGAHHSFDGLMAFKETNAKVLNQGMEASAVASGSARGPDFEHALSLLSIDSVGAANLQPGSQIHPGVTAIAGTSNPVMMPSPAIWQGGLSLDQQAQFQAFDRLGNDDDEDHLQLPKPSYDNSHYDQMN; encoded by the exons ATGGGTTCTTTTGGGATGGACTGGAATCAGAAGAGCTCGGTGTTGTGGGATTGGGAGAATATGCCGCCGATAGGAAATAGCGCGAACGAGAATCCCAAGAATGTGATGCTGGCTGAATCAAAACTTGCAGGTGTTGGGGTTGACATAGGCCATGAATCAGGCCATTCTTCTGGTGGTACTTTCTCTTCTAGCTCAGAGATTGGGTATGGTTCATCCAAGAGTTCCATATCCGCGTCGATCGATTCTCCGTCCAAAGTGGGGAACACCATAGAGCTCAATTTTGCATCTGCGGAAGAGCATGATAAGAACATGGACAAGGGTAAGAGTAAAGTTGATGACACCGGAACTTCTCGATCACCGGTGGTAGCAGCCAATCGTGTAGAGCCCTTGATTGGCCTGAAGCTTGGCAAGAGAACCTATTTTGAAGATGTCTGTGGAGGGCAGAATGTCAAGAGTTCTCCATCTGGTGTGAGTGTGGCTACCCCATCTCCTGGTCTGGCCAAGAAGGTGAAGGTGGCTCAGCAGAACACTCAGAACCCACACTGTCAAGTTGAAGGCTGCAATGTTGATCTCTCTTCTGCTAAACCTTACCATCGAAAGCACCGAGTCTGTGAACCTCACAGCAAGACTCTTAAAGTCATCGTTGCGGGTCTTGAGCGACGCTTTTGCCAACAGTGTAGTCG GTTTCACGGTTTAGCTGAGTTCGACCAGAAAAAACGAAGCTGTCGCAGGCGCCTCCATGATCACAATGCCCGCAGACGGAAGCCACAACCAGAAGCAATTTCCTTAAGTTCGTCGAGGCTCTCTACATTACTCTATG CAGATGCAAGGCAACAGGCAAGTTTTCTATTTGGTCAAGCTCCTTATGGTCAGATGGGAAGCTGTGCAAGTTCTTGGGATAACCCAGTACCAGGAGGCTTCAAATTTACAGCAACAAAAGCTCCTTGGTCAAGGCCAACAATAGCTGCCGGTGTTGATGGGACGCATGTATCTAATCAGCAGGCATCGGGCAATGTACTGCCACATGGAGCACATCATAGTTTTGATGGTCTCATGGCGTTCAAAGAAACCAACGCGAAGGTCCTTAACCAAG GCATGGAAGCTTCTGCTGTCGCTTCCGGCTCCGCTAGAGGCCCAGACTTTGAGCatgctctctctcttctgtcAATCGATTCAGTGGGTGCTGCAAACCTTCAGCCAGGTTCTCAGATTCACCCTGGTGTCACCGCCATTGCCGGCACCTCCAACCCTGTCATGATGCCATCTCCAGCAATCTGGCAAGGAGGCTTGTCCCTTGATCAGCAGGCGCAGTTTCAGGCTTTCGACCGCCttggcaacgacgacgacgaagatcATCTCCAGCTCCCAAAGCCTTCCTATGACAACTCCCACTATGATCAGATGAACTGA
- the LOC9270639 gene encoding squamosa promoter-binding-like protein 3 isoform X5 has product MGSFGMDWNQKSSVLWDWENMPPIGNSANENPKNVMLAESKLAGVGVDIGHESGHSSGGTFSSSSEIGYGSSKSSISASIDSPSKVGNTIELNFASAEEHDKNMDKGKSKVDDTGTSRSPVVAANRVEPLIGLKLGKRTYFEDVCGGQNVKSSPSGVSVATPSPGLAKKVKVAQQNTQNPHCQVEGCNVDLSSAKPYHRKHRVCEPHSKTLKVIVAGLERRFCQQCSRFHGLAEFDQKKRSCRRRLHDHNARRRKPQPEAISLTDARQQASFLFGQAPYGQMGSCASSWDNPVPGGFKFTATKAPWSRPTIAAGVDGTHVSNQQASGNVLPHGAHHSFDGLMAFKETNAKVLNQGMEASAVASGSARGPDFEHALSLLSIDSVGAANLQPGSQIHPGVTAIAGTSNPVMMPSPAIWQGGLSLDQQAQFQAFDRLGNDDDEDHLQLPKPSYDNSHYDQMN; this is encoded by the exons ATGGGTTCTTTTGGGATGGACTGGAATCAGAAGAGCTCGGTGTTGTGGGATTGGGAGAATATGCCGCCGATAGGAAATAGCGCGAACGAGAATCCCAAGAATGTGATGCTGGCTGAATCAAAACTTGCAGGTGTTGGGGTTGACATAGGCCATGAATCAGGCCATTCTTCTGGTGGTACTTTCTCTTCTAGCTCAGAGATTGGGTATGGTTCATCCAAGAGTTCCATATCCGCGTCGATCGATTCTCCGTCCAAAGTGGGGAACACCATAGAGCTCAATTTTGCATCTGCGGAAGAGCATGATAAGAACATGGACAAGGGTAAGAGTAAAGTTGATGACACCGGAACTTCTCGATCACCGGTGGTAGCAGCCAATCGTGTAGAGCCCTTGATTGGCCTGAAGCTTGGCAAGAGAACCTATTTTGAAGATGTCTGTGGAGGGCAGAATGTCAAGAGTTCTCCATCTGGTGTGAGTGTGGCTACCCCATCTCCTGGTCTGGCCAAGAAGGTGAAGGTGGCTCAGCAGAACACTCAGAACCCACACTGTCAAGTTGAAGGCTGCAATGTTGATCTCTCTTCTGCTAAACCTTACCATCGAAAGCACCGAGTCTGTGAACCTCACAGCAAGACTCTTAAAGTCATCGTTGCGGGTCTTGAGCGACGCTTTTGCCAACAGTGTAGTCG GTTTCACGGTTTAGCTGAGTTCGACCAGAAAAAACGAAGCTGTCGCAGGCGCCTCCATGATCACAATGCCCGCAGACGGAAGCCACAACCAGAAGCAATTTCCTTAA CAGATGCAAGGCAACAGGCAAGTTTTCTATTTGGTCAAGCTCCTTATGGTCAGATGGGAAGCTGTGCAAGTTCTTGGGATAACCCAGTACCAGGAGGCTTCAAATTTACAGCAACAAAAGCTCCTTGGTCAAGGCCAACAATAGCTGCCGGTGTTGATGGGACGCATGTATCTAATCAGCAGGCATCGGGCAATGTACTGCCACATGGAGCACATCATAGTTTTGATGGTCTCATGGCGTTCAAAGAAACCAACGCGAAGGTCCTTAACCAAG GCATGGAAGCTTCTGCTGTCGCTTCCGGCTCCGCTAGAGGCCCAGACTTTGAGCatgctctctctcttctgtcAATCGATTCAGTGGGTGCTGCAAACCTTCAGCCAGGTTCTCAGATTCACCCTGGTGTCACCGCCATTGCCGGCACCTCCAACCCTGTCATGATGCCATCTCCAGCAATCTGGCAAGGAGGCTTGTCCCTTGATCAGCAGGCGCAGTTTCAGGCTTTCGACCGCCttggcaacgacgacgacgaagatcATCTCCAGCTCCCAAAGCCTTCCTATGACAACTCCCACTATGATCAGATGAACTGA
- the LOC9270639 gene encoding squamosa promoter-binding-like protein 3 isoform X6, translated as MGSFGMDWNQKSSVLWDWENMPPIGNSANENPKNVMLAESKLAGVGVDIGHESGHSSGGTFSSSSEIGYGSSKSSISASIDSPSKVGNTIELNFASAEEHDKNMDKGKSKVDDTGTSRSPVVAANRVEPLIGLKLGKRTYFEDVCGGQNVKSSPSGVSVATPSPGLAKKVKVAQQNTQNPHCQVEGCNVDLSSAKPYHRKHRVCEPHSKTLKVIVAGLERRFCQQCSRFHGLAEFDQKKRSCRRRLHDHNARRRKPQPEAISLNARQQASFLFGQAPYGQMGSCASSWDNPVPGGFKFTATKAPWSRPTIAAGVDGTHVSNQQASGNVLPHGAHHSFDGLMAFKETNAKVLNQGMEASAVASGSARGPDFEHALSLLSIDSVGAANLQPGSQIHPGVTAIAGTSNPVMMPSPAIWQGGLSLDQQAQFQAFDRLGNDDDEDHLQLPKPSYDNSHYDQMN; from the exons ATGGGTTCTTTTGGGATGGACTGGAATCAGAAGAGCTCGGTGTTGTGGGATTGGGAGAATATGCCGCCGATAGGAAATAGCGCGAACGAGAATCCCAAGAATGTGATGCTGGCTGAATCAAAACTTGCAGGTGTTGGGGTTGACATAGGCCATGAATCAGGCCATTCTTCTGGTGGTACTTTCTCTTCTAGCTCAGAGATTGGGTATGGTTCATCCAAGAGTTCCATATCCGCGTCGATCGATTCTCCGTCCAAAGTGGGGAACACCATAGAGCTCAATTTTGCATCTGCGGAAGAGCATGATAAGAACATGGACAAGGGTAAGAGTAAAGTTGATGACACCGGAACTTCTCGATCACCGGTGGTAGCAGCCAATCGTGTAGAGCCCTTGATTGGCCTGAAGCTTGGCAAGAGAACCTATTTTGAAGATGTCTGTGGAGGGCAGAATGTCAAGAGTTCTCCATCTGGTGTGAGTGTGGCTACCCCATCTCCTGGTCTGGCCAAGAAGGTGAAGGTGGCTCAGCAGAACACTCAGAACCCACACTGTCAAGTTGAAGGCTGCAATGTTGATCTCTCTTCTGCTAAACCTTACCATCGAAAGCACCGAGTCTGTGAACCTCACAGCAAGACTCTTAAAGTCATCGTTGCGGGTCTTGAGCGACGCTTTTGCCAACAGTGTAGTCG GTTTCACGGTTTAGCTGAGTTCGACCAGAAAAAACGAAGCTGTCGCAGGCGCCTCCATGATCACAATGCCCGCAGACGGAAGCCACAACCAGAAGCAATTTCCTTAA ATGCAAGGCAACAGGCAAGTTTTCTATTTGGTCAAGCTCCTTATGGTCAGATGGGAAGCTGTGCAAGTTCTTGGGATAACCCAGTACCAGGAGGCTTCAAATTTACAGCAACAAAAGCTCCTTGGTCAAGGCCAACAATAGCTGCCGGTGTTGATGGGACGCATGTATCTAATCAGCAGGCATCGGGCAATGTACTGCCACATGGAGCACATCATAGTTTTGATGGTCTCATGGCGTTCAAAGAAACCAACGCGAAGGTCCTTAACCAAG GCATGGAAGCTTCTGCTGTCGCTTCCGGCTCCGCTAGAGGCCCAGACTTTGAGCatgctctctctcttctgtcAATCGATTCAGTGGGTGCTGCAAACCTTCAGCCAGGTTCTCAGATTCACCCTGGTGTCACCGCCATTGCCGGCACCTCCAACCCTGTCATGATGCCATCTCCAGCAATCTGGCAAGGAGGCTTGTCCCTTGATCAGCAGGCGCAGTTTCAGGCTTTCGACCGCCttggcaacgacgacgacgaagatcATCTCCAGCTCCCAAAGCCTTCCTATGACAACTCCCACTATGATCAGATGAACTGA
- the LOC9270639 gene encoding squamosa promoter-binding-like protein 3 isoform X1: MGSFGMDWNQKSSVLWDWENMPPIGNSANENPKNVMLAESKLAGVGVDIGHESGHSSGGTFSSSSEIGYGSSKSSISASIDSPSKVGNTIELNFASAEEHDKNMDKGKSKVDDTGTSRSPVVAANRVEPLIGLKLGKRTYFEDVCGGQNVKSSPSGVSVATPSPGLAKKVKVAQQNTQNPHCQVEGCNVDLSSAKPYHRKHRVCEPHSKTLKVIVAGLERRFCQQCSRFHGLAEFDQKKRSCRRRLHDHNARRRKPQPEAISLSSSRLSTLLYGADARQQASFLFGQAPYGQMGSCASSWDNPVPGGFKFTATKAPWSRPTIAAGVDGTHVSNQQASGNVLPHGAHHSFDGLMAFKETNAKVLNQGMEASAVASGSARGPDFEHALSLLSIDSVGAANLQPGSQIHPGVTAIAGTSNPVMMPSPAIWQGGLSLDQQAQFQAFDRLGNDDDEDHLQLPKPSYDNSHYDQMN; the protein is encoded by the exons ATGGGTTCTTTTGGGATGGACTGGAATCAGAAGAGCTCGGTGTTGTGGGATTGGGAGAATATGCCGCCGATAGGAAATAGCGCGAACGAGAATCCCAAGAATGTGATGCTGGCTGAATCAAAACTTGCAGGTGTTGGGGTTGACATAGGCCATGAATCAGGCCATTCTTCTGGTGGTACTTTCTCTTCTAGCTCAGAGATTGGGTATGGTTCATCCAAGAGTTCCATATCCGCGTCGATCGATTCTCCGTCCAAAGTGGGGAACACCATAGAGCTCAATTTTGCATCTGCGGAAGAGCATGATAAGAACATGGACAAGGGTAAGAGTAAAGTTGATGACACCGGAACTTCTCGATCACCGGTGGTAGCAGCCAATCGTGTAGAGCCCTTGATTGGCCTGAAGCTTGGCAAGAGAACCTATTTTGAAGATGTCTGTGGAGGGCAGAATGTCAAGAGTTCTCCATCTGGTGTGAGTGTGGCTACCCCATCTCCTGGTCTGGCCAAGAAGGTGAAGGTGGCTCAGCAGAACACTCAGAACCCACACTGTCAAGTTGAAGGCTGCAATGTTGATCTCTCTTCTGCTAAACCTTACCATCGAAAGCACCGAGTCTGTGAACCTCACAGCAAGACTCTTAAAGTCATCGTTGCGGGTCTTGAGCGACGCTTTTGCCAACAGTGTAGTCG GTTTCACGGTTTAGCTGAGTTCGACCAGAAAAAACGAAGCTGTCGCAGGCGCCTCCATGATCACAATGCCCGCAGACGGAAGCCACAACCAGAAGCAATTTCCTTAAGTTCGTCGAGGCTCTCTACATTACTCTATGGTG CAGATGCAAGGCAACAGGCAAGTTTTCTATTTGGTCAAGCTCCTTATGGTCAGATGGGAAGCTGTGCAAGTTCTTGGGATAACCCAGTACCAGGAGGCTTCAAATTTACAGCAACAAAAGCTCCTTGGTCAAGGCCAACAATAGCTGCCGGTGTTGATGGGACGCATGTATCTAATCAGCAGGCATCGGGCAATGTACTGCCACATGGAGCACATCATAGTTTTGATGGTCTCATGGCGTTCAAAGAAACCAACGCGAAGGTCCTTAACCAAG GCATGGAAGCTTCTGCTGTCGCTTCCGGCTCCGCTAGAGGCCCAGACTTTGAGCatgctctctctcttctgtcAATCGATTCAGTGGGTGCTGCAAACCTTCAGCCAGGTTCTCAGATTCACCCTGGTGTCACCGCCATTGCCGGCACCTCCAACCCTGTCATGATGCCATCTCCAGCAATCTGGCAAGGAGGCTTGTCCCTTGATCAGCAGGCGCAGTTTCAGGCTTTCGACCGCCttggcaacgacgacgacgaagatcATCTCCAGCTCCCAAAGCCTTCCTATGACAACTCCCACTATGATCAGATGAACTGA
- the LOC9270639 gene encoding squamosa promoter-binding-like protein 3 isoform X4 produces MGSFGMDWNQKSSVLWDWENMPPIGNSANENPKNVMLAESKLAGVGVDIGHESGHSSGGTFSSSSEIGYGSSKSSISASIDSPSKVGNTIELNFASAEEHDKNMDKGKSKVDDTGTSRSPVVAANRVEPLIGLKLGKRTYFEDVCGGQNVKSSPSGVSVATPSPGLAKKVKVAQQNTQNPHCQVEGCNVDLSSAKPYHRKHRVCEPHSKTLKVIVAGLERRFCQQCSRFHGLAEFDQKKRSCRRRLHDHNARRRKPQPEAISLSSSRLSTLLYDARQQASFLFGQAPYGQMGSCASSWDNPVPGGFKFTATKAPWSRPTIAAGVDGTHVSNQQASGNVLPHGAHHSFDGLMAFKETNAKVLNQGMEASAVASGSARGPDFEHALSLLSIDSVGAANLQPGSQIHPGVTAIAGTSNPVMMPSPAIWQGGLSLDQQAQFQAFDRLGNDDDEDHLQLPKPSYDNSHYDQMN; encoded by the exons ATGGGTTCTTTTGGGATGGACTGGAATCAGAAGAGCTCGGTGTTGTGGGATTGGGAGAATATGCCGCCGATAGGAAATAGCGCGAACGAGAATCCCAAGAATGTGATGCTGGCTGAATCAAAACTTGCAGGTGTTGGGGTTGACATAGGCCATGAATCAGGCCATTCTTCTGGTGGTACTTTCTCTTCTAGCTCAGAGATTGGGTATGGTTCATCCAAGAGTTCCATATCCGCGTCGATCGATTCTCCGTCCAAAGTGGGGAACACCATAGAGCTCAATTTTGCATCTGCGGAAGAGCATGATAAGAACATGGACAAGGGTAAGAGTAAAGTTGATGACACCGGAACTTCTCGATCACCGGTGGTAGCAGCCAATCGTGTAGAGCCCTTGATTGGCCTGAAGCTTGGCAAGAGAACCTATTTTGAAGATGTCTGTGGAGGGCAGAATGTCAAGAGTTCTCCATCTGGTGTGAGTGTGGCTACCCCATCTCCTGGTCTGGCCAAGAAGGTGAAGGTGGCTCAGCAGAACACTCAGAACCCACACTGTCAAGTTGAAGGCTGCAATGTTGATCTCTCTTCTGCTAAACCTTACCATCGAAAGCACCGAGTCTGTGAACCTCACAGCAAGACTCTTAAAGTCATCGTTGCGGGTCTTGAGCGACGCTTTTGCCAACAGTGTAGTCG GTTTCACGGTTTAGCTGAGTTCGACCAGAAAAAACGAAGCTGTCGCAGGCGCCTCCATGATCACAATGCCCGCAGACGGAAGCCACAACCAGAAGCAATTTCCTTAAGTTCGTCGAGGCTCTCTACATTACTCTATG ATGCAAGGCAACAGGCAAGTTTTCTATTTGGTCAAGCTCCTTATGGTCAGATGGGAAGCTGTGCAAGTTCTTGGGATAACCCAGTACCAGGAGGCTTCAAATTTACAGCAACAAAAGCTCCTTGGTCAAGGCCAACAATAGCTGCCGGTGTTGATGGGACGCATGTATCTAATCAGCAGGCATCGGGCAATGTACTGCCACATGGAGCACATCATAGTTTTGATGGTCTCATGGCGTTCAAAGAAACCAACGCGAAGGTCCTTAACCAAG GCATGGAAGCTTCTGCTGTCGCTTCCGGCTCCGCTAGAGGCCCAGACTTTGAGCatgctctctctcttctgtcAATCGATTCAGTGGGTGCTGCAAACCTTCAGCCAGGTTCTCAGATTCACCCTGGTGTCACCGCCATTGCCGGCACCTCCAACCCTGTCATGATGCCATCTCCAGCAATCTGGCAAGGAGGCTTGTCCCTTGATCAGCAGGCGCAGTTTCAGGCTTTCGACCGCCttggcaacgacgacgacgaagatcATCTCCAGCTCCCAAAGCCTTCCTATGACAACTCCCACTATGATCAGATGAACTGA
- the LOC9270639 gene encoding squamosa promoter-binding-like protein 3 isoform X2: protein MGSFGMDWNQKSSVLWDWENMPPIGNSANENPKNVMLAESKLAGVGVDIGHESGHSSGGTFSSSSEIGYGSSKSSISASIDSPSKVGNTIELNFASAEEHDKNMDKGKSKVDDTGTSRSPVVAANRVEPLIGLKLGKRTYFEDVCGGQNVKSSPSGVSVATPSPGLAKKVKVAQQNTQNPHCQVEGCNVDLSSAKPYHRKHRVCEPHSKTLKVIVAGLERRFCQQCSRFHGLAEFDQKKRSCRRRLHDHNARRRKPQPEAISLSSSRLSTLLYGDARQQASFLFGQAPYGQMGSCASSWDNPVPGGFKFTATKAPWSRPTIAAGVDGTHVSNQQASGNVLPHGAHHSFDGLMAFKETNAKVLNQGMEASAVASGSARGPDFEHALSLLSIDSVGAANLQPGSQIHPGVTAIAGTSNPVMMPSPAIWQGGLSLDQQAQFQAFDRLGNDDDEDHLQLPKPSYDNSHYDQMN, encoded by the exons ATGGGTTCTTTTGGGATGGACTGGAATCAGAAGAGCTCGGTGTTGTGGGATTGGGAGAATATGCCGCCGATAGGAAATAGCGCGAACGAGAATCCCAAGAATGTGATGCTGGCTGAATCAAAACTTGCAGGTGTTGGGGTTGACATAGGCCATGAATCAGGCCATTCTTCTGGTGGTACTTTCTCTTCTAGCTCAGAGATTGGGTATGGTTCATCCAAGAGTTCCATATCCGCGTCGATCGATTCTCCGTCCAAAGTGGGGAACACCATAGAGCTCAATTTTGCATCTGCGGAAGAGCATGATAAGAACATGGACAAGGGTAAGAGTAAAGTTGATGACACCGGAACTTCTCGATCACCGGTGGTAGCAGCCAATCGTGTAGAGCCCTTGATTGGCCTGAAGCTTGGCAAGAGAACCTATTTTGAAGATGTCTGTGGAGGGCAGAATGTCAAGAGTTCTCCATCTGGTGTGAGTGTGGCTACCCCATCTCCTGGTCTGGCCAAGAAGGTGAAGGTGGCTCAGCAGAACACTCAGAACCCACACTGTCAAGTTGAAGGCTGCAATGTTGATCTCTCTTCTGCTAAACCTTACCATCGAAAGCACCGAGTCTGTGAACCTCACAGCAAGACTCTTAAAGTCATCGTTGCGGGTCTTGAGCGACGCTTTTGCCAACAGTGTAGTCG GTTTCACGGTTTAGCTGAGTTCGACCAGAAAAAACGAAGCTGTCGCAGGCGCCTCCATGATCACAATGCCCGCAGACGGAAGCCACAACCAGAAGCAATTTCCTTAAGTTCGTCGAGGCTCTCTACATTACTCTATGGTG ATGCAAGGCAACAGGCAAGTTTTCTATTTGGTCAAGCTCCTTATGGTCAGATGGGAAGCTGTGCAAGTTCTTGGGATAACCCAGTACCAGGAGGCTTCAAATTTACAGCAACAAAAGCTCCTTGGTCAAGGCCAACAATAGCTGCCGGTGTTGATGGGACGCATGTATCTAATCAGCAGGCATCGGGCAATGTACTGCCACATGGAGCACATCATAGTTTTGATGGTCTCATGGCGTTCAAAGAAACCAACGCGAAGGTCCTTAACCAAG GCATGGAAGCTTCTGCTGTCGCTTCCGGCTCCGCTAGAGGCCCAGACTTTGAGCatgctctctctcttctgtcAATCGATTCAGTGGGTGCTGCAAACCTTCAGCCAGGTTCTCAGATTCACCCTGGTGTCACCGCCATTGCCGGCACCTCCAACCCTGTCATGATGCCATCTCCAGCAATCTGGCAAGGAGGCTTGTCCCTTGATCAGCAGGCGCAGTTTCAGGCTTTCGACCGCCttggcaacgacgacgacgaagatcATCTCCAGCTCCCAAAGCCTTCCTATGACAACTCCCACTATGATCAGATGAACTGA